CATCCCTTCTGCGGAAGGGTCCACTTCTCGGGATTACCGGTTCTGCCCAGATCCGGAATGTCCAGGGAGAGGAAGTCCAGACACTGGACCAGATCGGACAGGAAACTTTTCTGGGGCTTTTCCGTCGAAGCCGGGCCGTTCTCTCTGTCCTGTCCGAAGAAGCCGAAATGCCCGAGGTTCTTCCTTGTGACGAAAAAACCTCCCTTCTTGTGGCCATGGACCCCCTCGACGGTTCTTCCAATATTTCCGTCAACGCACCGATAGGCTCGATTTTCTCGATTTTTCGTCCACCGGCTCCCTCTTCCTCCTCCCCTGAAGGCCTTTTTTTGAATGCCTCCTCTCCACTCCTTTCCGCCTATCTTCTCTACAGCGTATCGACGAGCCTTGTCCTGGCCTTTTCCGGAGAGACACGCGTTTTTACTCTCGATCCGGACACCGGAGAGTTCCTGGGAGACGGATCCCCGTGGCGATTCCCGGACAAGGGGAAAATTTACAGCACAAATGAAGCCTATCTCCCCCGCTGGGAGAAACCTCTGCAGGACTATCTCTCCTGGATCAAAAAAGAGCGCAATCCCTCCATGATTCTTCGCTACATCGGAGCACTTGTCGGAGATTTCCACCGAAACCTTCTCAAAGGGGGGATCTATCTCTACCCCGCCGAAGCGGGAGAGAAAACGTCCGGCAAGCTGCGACTGCTCTATGAAGCCTGTCCGATGGCGCACATTGCCAGAAACGCCGGGGGAATCGCAACAGACGGGAAGCAGGATATCCTGACGATCGTTCCCCGGTCTGTCCATCAGCGGGTCCCCCTGATCGTCGGGTCAGTCGACCTGGTTCGTGAATTTCAGGAACGCACCGGACACCCGCTGTCCGGCCTGTAGTTTTTTTCTTGTCTTCCGATCCTTTCGGTCACACCATCTTGACCTTTCTGTCATCTGGTGCCGTTACCCTGTACTGCGATGACAAAGAAAAAAACAGATGACGAAAGGACGATTCCATGAAAAAGATCATTCTTGAATGTGACCTGTGTGACCGGGGTCTGGAAACAGAAACCGGAGAAGAAACCGGCTTTTATATCTGCCCGGAGTGCTGGGACGATCTTCGTAAAAGCCTTCAAAGTCCCTTTGAATCCGGAGAGTCGAAGTCCGGTGCATGACGCTCACCGGAGCTCACTCTCCTGTCTTCTGGTTCTGAACCCCGTCAACCGGGGACGTGTCATTTCTTCCATCGCATAGACGACCCCTTCCGTTCCGGATCCCGAATGGCGGATACCTCCATATGGCCAATGATCGAGCCGGAAGGTGGGGATCTCGTTGACAAAGACACCCGGACAATCGATATTCCCTGCCAGACCCAACCCTTCTTCGAGATTTTTCGTAAAGATTCCCGCCTGAAGACCATATTTTGAGCGGTTCAGACGATCAATGGCCTCTTTCGTCCTGTCGAACGGGATCACCGTGACCACCGGACCAAAAATTTCTTCCGACTCCACTTCATCGGACTCCTTTGTATTGGTCAGAATGACAGGGTGGATCAAGGTGCCCTCCCGCCGGAGAGGCGTCAACGCCGTGGCTCCTTCCTGAACGGCGCGCTGGACCCTGCCCCAGACCTTTTCCGCGTGACTTTCCTGGATCAGGGGACCCATCAGAACCCCGTCCCGACCGGGGTCCCCGATGAATCCTTCTTTCTCGAGATGCTCCACCCTCCCGACCATTCCGGACACCAGCCGGTCGAACAGCGAACGATGTACCAGAACTCTCTGAACCGAGATGCAGACCTGGCCGGCATAGGCAAAGGCTCCCGAAACAAGCTTTTCCGGCAGACCGTCCATCTCCGCATCCTTCGTCACAAGAACGCCCGCATTCCCTCCCAGTTCCAGAACGACTGTTTTCCTGGGCACACGGTCCCGGAGAGACCATCCGACCACATCGCTTCCCGTAAAGGACACGACTTCCACTTCGGGATGTTCGACCAGAGAGAGGGTTCCCGGAATATCGGCCGGCAAAATGGAAAGAGCATCCGGAGGAAGGCCGGCTTCAAGCAGCAACGCTCCCAGCATCAGGGCTGTCAGACTCCCGAAAGGGGCCGGTTTGACGAGGAGGGGACAGCCTGCTGCGATGGCCGGTGCCACCTTGTGGGCCAAAAGGTTCAAGGGGAAGTTATAGGGTGTCACCGCCAGAACAAACCCTTTCGGAATCCGTTCAACAAGACCGTTCATCCCGATCCCCTGCGGAACACTGTCTCCCGGCATCCAGCTTGTACCGAAGTCCGCCGCAGCGTGCGCGGCCGTCCGAAACGTAGTGGACGCCCTGTCCACCTCGAAGCGGGCTGCGGACAGAGGCTTCCCGACCTCCTGAACGATGAGTTTCGCCAGAGGCTCCCGATGCTCCTCGAGCAATCTTGAGACATTCTCCAGAATCCGGGATCGGCGAAACCTGGGCAGGTCTCTCATGATTCTCCGGGTATTGCCCGCATCCCGAAGAGCCTCTTCGAGATCCGTCCTCTCCGCCTGGTCGACACTCCAGACGTCTTTTCCCCCGGGAACAGGCAAAAGTCCGGAGAAGGGAAAGTAGGTGCGGCGATTTTCTCCGGACCTCCATTTTCCCTTCAGAAGGAAAGGGAAGGCGGAGTTCCCGGGAGATCCTGAAAAAAGACCATTGATGTCCATACGCTCTCCTGCCGATAAAAAGTAAGGATGATTCGGATTCTTTTAACATCCTGGGGTCATAAACTCCGGATTGCCCTTCCGTGCAAAGGTTGTCATACTGGCGAACATTGACGGGCCCCCTCCAAAACCCGCACCGCTGAACTCAAAGGAGTGATCTTGCCGAAGACAGTCGTCAAGAGAATTTCACACATCTCCCGAAGCCTTGTGGCAATCCTGGGGATCTGTCTTCTCTCGGGATTCATGGTCAAGTCTCCTTCAGGACATAAAAAACTCCAGATTCTCCCGTTGCCTCCCGAATACTCTCCCGCACGATCCGATCTTTTTGCCGCTCACGGAGCCCGGTCTTTTTTCTTTTTCAATCCCCAAAAATCAACAGATCTCTGGGAACTTTCCCTGTACCGTCCGATGGGATCAACCCATTATCTCGGCGAATCCTGGACACGGATCCCCTTGCCGGACTTGCGCTCCATTCATCAGATACAGGATATGGCTTACGCAAGGGGAATGATTTTCCTGTCCGGGGTCGATGAAAATCGGACCCCCATTCTCCGCTCTTACCTCCTGTCACCGAAGAACACCGGCAATTCAACACAGAGGGTTGTCGCACACACGGATTTCTACCCCCCCTCGGGAGGAGTCCCGGTGCGGGAACTCTTTTACGACCATCGCACCCGCGTCCTCTGGCTTCTTTACGACAATGGACAGATCCAGATTGGTCCCCACATTCTTGCACTCCATCGCACTCTGCTGACGGACAGTCCGGCCGGTTATCTTCTTCTTCCCGGTCGAAAGAAAGCGGTTGCCGGTCCCCTCCTGCTTCCCCGGGTCCGGAAAGTGTCCGCAGACAGCAGCTGTTTCTCCTGCTCTCTGTCCATTTTCCAGAGAAAGCGAAGCGAAGAAAATCAAATTCTGGAGCATCCGGTGCGTCTTCCCGGACGCGTTCGGTCCCACATGGGAATCTGGCCTCTCGGGCAAAGGACAGCCCTTTTTCGGGACAAAGAAGCGTTCGCCTGCCATATTCCCGACCGGGACTTCCCCCGGAAGCTTCATCCCTGTCTCCGGGTTCCGGAAATCAACCTTCCGATGGCCACTCTCCTCACGGGATCCTGGCTCGTTCTTCTGACAGCTCCCGACGAAAAGGCATTCCGGCATCTTATTGCCCTGAACGCCGCTTACATCGACAACCGGATCCGGCAGGGAGCCCCTCTGAAACCCGGATTTCTCGATCATCTTTCAATAAAAGACGGGATGGACTACACGTTGCCCCAAAATGCACACGTGGATGGAACATTTTCCGTTTCCACGGCGCGGCAGGCGATTTTTATCGGGTCGCGCCACCTCTACCGTCTGACGTTGTATGACCGCTCCCCCGCACACCGGACCCCCGTCCCCAAAAAGGATGTGTTCGAACCCTGACCGCGCACTCCGTCCCGTCGAACTTCGGCGTGTCCCACGAAACAAGACGGGAGTCACTCCACATCAGAAGATCAACTGTGGCTCGAAGGTTATCACGGGCAGAAACAGGTGTCCAAGGCAGAGTTTTTTTCAATGGAAAAATTTCTCCGGACAGATTCCGGAAGGATGGTTATAATATGTCGCACAGAAATCGAAACCGACAACAGAGGATCTTTTCTTCCCTCTATCCCGGGACAGGTGAATCATGCTCGAAGCCAATGAAGGCACAAAAGAAATTGCTCAGGAAATCCTCTACCGGATGAGCCAGAATCCCGATCGGACGCGCAAGATCGGGACCTTCGGATTTATCGAACTTGAAGACACCTGGGGGGACGAAGCCACGATCCTGAACACGGCCAGAGTATCGACTTCCAATCGGCGCCTTTCCGGACCGGACGCCTTTTCCGACAAGGACCGTGACCTGCTGGAACACCTTTTGTCGGAAGAGCATGGGACGCCCTTTGAAACCGTCTGGTTTCGGTACCGGTTCATCGCTCCCATCTTTGTCCTGAGACAGTGGGTCAAACACCGGATCTCGACATGGAACGAATTTTCCATGCGTTACCGGAAACCGATTTCCGCTTTCTATATACCGGACGAAACAGCACGCAAGGTGGATGGCTTTGAAATCATGACGCAGGAGCAGACGGACAGGTACACAGCCCTCCTCGAATCCGTCAACCGGTTCTACGAAGAGGAATACGACACCATCTGCCGGCGTATCGATCATCTCCGACAAGCGGGAGAACTCCCTCCCAAGGAAAGCGGACGGGACCCCTACCGCGCAAGAGCCCGAGAGCTTCTGAGATCGGCGATGCCCGTTGCAAATTACAGCGACGTCTACTGGACCGTCAACTTCCGCTCTCTTTTAAATTTCTTTCATTTAAGAACAAAGGAAACCGCCCAGTACGAGATCCGGCAATATGCCCTGGCCGCCTATGATCTTTTTGCACAGGCCTTTCCCCTCCTCCGGAGCACTCTGGAAAAAGCGGAAAAAAACCGGAAGTCTTCCGGATCCTCCTGAGCCCTCTTCTGTCCCTTGAGAGCATTTTTCCACCCTCCGGCTCTCGGCACGGTTTCGTGCGGGATCGTTGAATCCGTTGATCGAGCGTACGAACACAGGAGAACCTGGAAGGACGGCGACCCGCAATCTGAAAAGGGAGAGTGTGCGGGAAGACCCAGAACAGGAGAAGTGCATTTCTCCTCCGGGTCGTCGTTTTTCGGAGAGGGGAAGAACGGGCCTTTGCCCTGCGCCAGGGAGAGGGAAAAACAAATACCGGGGGAAGACCTTCTTCTCCGGCTCTCTCGGGAAAACAGAGGGGAGAGGATCTCCCGCACGACGTTTTCCTTCCCGGGGCAAGGGCGCACCGGAGCCCGGGCCGTCTCAGACAATATGACGGATCACTTTTCCTTCCACCAGGTAGACAATAATTTCAGCCACATTGGTTGCATGGTCCGCAAACCGTTCCAGAGAACGCCCGACAAACAGAAGCCGGATGACAGGGCTCGTCTTGCCCGGATCCCGGGAAACCTCCTGCACCATGGAGCGGACGAGATCCCGGTAGATGACATTGACCCTTTCGTCTTCCTGGCAAACGGCCAGCGCCTCGGACGTATTTTTCATCACAAAGGCATCCAGGGCTTTTCTCAACATATCCCGACCAATCTCTGCCATTGAATAAATCGCCGCAGGAATGGTGACGGGGGGCTCGTCCTTCAGTTCAACGACCCTCTCGCACACGTTGGCCGCCAGATCACTCATCCGTTCAAGGTCCGTGATGATTTTCATGGCCGTAATGATGAAGCGAAGATCCCGGGCTTCGGGCTGATGCAATGCGATCATGCGGATACAGTCCTCGTCGATCCCGACTTCCATGGCATTCACCTGGTGATCGCGGGCGATGATGCCTTTTGCTTTCTCCACATCCCGGTCCGTCAGGGCTTTCATCGCTCCATCAAGCTGCTCTTCCACCATATGCCCCATGGCGGTGACCCGTTCCTTCAAGCCCTGGAGTTCCACATCGAAATGTCTGTTCACCGAAAGCGCCTTTCCCAGCCGGGACTCACCCGAATCGACCGGTTATATAATCTTCAGTTCTCTCATCGGAGGGATTGGTAAAGATCTTCGATGTTTCGCCGATTTCCACCATTTCCCCTGTCAGAAAAAAGGCCGTCTGATCCGACACACGCGCCGCCTGCTGCATGTTGTGCGTCACGATCACAATAGCATATTGCGTTTTTAAATCCTGAATCAGTTCCTCGATACGGGCGGTCGAAATCGGATCCAGCGCGGAAGCCGGTTCGTCCAGTAGCAGAACTTCCGGTTCCACCGCAAGAGCCCTGGCAATGCACAATCTTTGCTGCTGCCCCCCGGAAAGGGAGAAGGCCGAACTGTTCAGACGGTCCTTGACTTCGTCCCACAAGGCCGCCGAACGAAGAGACTGCTCGACGCGATCGGACAGAATCGAGCGGGATCGGACCCCCTGGATGCGCAGTCCATAGGCGACGTTCTCAAAAATGGATTTGTGGAAGGGATTCGGTTTCTGGAACACCATGCCCACGCGACGGCGAAGAACCACGGGGTGCAGACCGGAAGAATAGATGTCCACATCGTCGAGGGTCACCTGGCCCTTGACGGAAAATCCCTTGACAAAGTCGTTCATCCGGTTCAGAGATCGGAGAAAGGTCGTTTTTCCGCAACCGGAAGGCCCGATCAGCGCCAGAACCTGCCGGTCCGGTATCTCGAGACTGATGTTTCGAAGAGCCTGATGGTCGCCGTAATAGGCAAAAAAACCGGAAACGCTCATGCGTGCCATAGAACTGGACGGTCCTCCTGTCTCATCTTACCCGATCCGACCCGCGATTTTTCGGGACCCCCAGGTCATCAGCCGTATACCGATATCCAGGACGAGGACAATGGCCAGCAGAACGAGAGCCGCCGCCATGGCCTTGACATGAAGAAGCTGGGAAGGTTCATGAACATAAATAAAAATCTGCATGGCAAGATCACCCACAGACCCCTGGCTTCCGATCAGGGAGGACGGGAGCCCCGTGTTGTAATAGTTTGTAAACACAAGCGGTGCCGTCTGTCCGAGCACGTTCAGGATCCCCAGAAGAATTCCGGTGCCGATCCCCGCCATCGCCCCCGGAAGAGCGATGCTTCGCATGGTTTGCCACCGGGTGGCTCCCAGGGCATAAGCCCCCTCGATAAACGACATCGGAACATCCCGAAGAGCCTGTTCCGTAACCCTGGTCACGATCGGCACCATGATGAATCCGAGAGTCAAGCCACCGGCCATGGCCGAAAAACCCCAGTGGA
The sequence above is drawn from the Leptospirillum ferriphilum ML-04 genome and encodes:
- a CDS encoding class 1 fructose-bisphosphatase, whose translation is MYKNPSFGTPFDFIMEKTSDNQTERTPLLLITAAIEQGGRTMASLLRKGPLLGITGSAQIRNVQGEEVQTLDQIGQETFLGLFRRSRAVLSVLSEEAEMPEVLPCDEKTSLLVAMDPLDGSSNISVNAPIGSIFSIFRPPAPSSSSPEGLFLNASSPLLSAYLLYSVSTSLVLAFSGETRVFTLDPDTGEFLGDGSPWRFPDKGKIYSTNEAYLPRWEKPLQDYLSWIKKERNPSMILRYIGALVGDFHRNLLKGGIYLYPAEAGEKTSGKLRLLYEACPMAHIARNAGGIATDGKQDILTIVPRSVHQRVPLIVGSVDLVREFQERTGHPLSGL
- a CDS encoding aldehyde dehydrogenase family protein gives rise to the protein MDINGLFSGSPGNSAFPFLLKGKWRSGENRRTYFPFSGLLPVPGGKDVWSVDQAERTDLEEALRDAGNTRRIMRDLPRFRRSRILENVSRLLEEHREPLAKLIVQEVGKPLSAARFEVDRASTTFRTAAHAAADFGTSWMPGDSVPQGIGMNGLVERIPKGFVLAVTPYNFPLNLLAHKVAPAIAAGCPLLVKPAPFGSLTALMLGALLLEAGLPPDALSILPADIPGTLSLVEHPEVEVVSFTGSDVVGWSLRDRVPRKTVVLELGGNAGVLVTKDAEMDGLPEKLVSGAFAYAGQVCISVQRVLVHRSLFDRLVSGMVGRVEHLEKEGFIGDPGRDGVLMGPLIQESHAEKVWGRVQRAVQEGATALTPLRREGTLIHPVILTNTKESDEVESEEIFGPVVTVIPFDRTKEAIDRLNRSKYGLQAGIFTKNLEEGLGLAGNIDCPGVFVNEIPTFRLDHWPYGGIRHSGSGTEGVVYAMEEMTRPRLTGFRTRRQESELR
- the thyX gene encoding FAD-dependent thymidylate synthase — its product is MLEANEGTKEIAQEILYRMSQNPDRTRKIGTFGFIELEDTWGDEATILNTARVSTSNRRLSGPDAFSDKDRDLLEHLLSEEHGTPFETVWFRYRFIAPIFVLRQWVKHRISTWNEFSMRYRKPISAFYIPDETARKVDGFEIMTQEQTDRYTALLESVNRFYEEEYDTICRRIDHLRQAGELPPKESGRDPYRARARELLRSAMPVANYSDVYWTVNFRSLLNFFHLRTKETAQYEIRQYALAAYDLFAQAFPLLRSTLEKAEKNRKSSGSS
- the phoU gene encoding phosphate signaling complex protein PhoU, whose product is MNRHFDVELQGLKERVTAMGHMVEEQLDGAMKALTDRDVEKAKGIIARDHQVNAMEVGIDEDCIRMIALHQPEARDLRFIITAMKIITDLERMSDLAANVCERVVELKDEPPVTIPAAIYSMAEIGRDMLRKALDAFVMKNTSEALAVCQEDERVNVIYRDLVRSMVQEVSRDPGKTSPVIRLLFVGRSLERFADHATNVAEIIVYLVEGKVIRHIV
- the pstB gene encoding phosphate ABC transporter ATP-binding protein PstB — encoded protein: MARMSVSGFFAYYGDHQALRNISLEIPDRQVLALIGPSGCGKTTFLRSLNRMNDFVKGFSVKGQVTLDDVDIYSSGLHPVVLRRRVGMVFQKPNPFHKSIFENVAYGLRIQGVRSRSILSDRVEQSLRSAALWDEVKDRLNSSAFSLSGGQQQRLCIARALAVEPEVLLLDEPASALDPISTARIEELIQDLKTQYAIVIVTHNMQQAARVSDQTAFFLTGEMVEIGETSKIFTNPSDERTEDYITGRFG
- the pstA gene encoding phosphate ABC transporter permease PstA, with translation MSRSPMNSVSEGLSPYRQFRNLLLGGLTGLFFLFAVSPLLLIIYVAWSQGRSALSWDFISTVPSGFPLGTEGGILNGIVGSLVLVVIASSLSVPVGVWAGLYLWQDGKSRQAGLVRLLSDLLLGVPSVVWGIVGFYVFSTSTGMGFHWGFSAMAGGLTLGFIMVPIVTRVTEQALRDVPMSFIEGAYALGATRWQTMRSIALPGAMAGIGTGILLGILNVLGQTAPLVFTNYYNTGLPSSLIGSQGSVGDLAMQIFIYVHEPSQLLHVKAMAAALVLLAIVLVLDIGIRLMTWGSRKIAGRIG